The window CGACGACATCGATCTGCAAGGCGAGCGCCGCCTTCTCATCGTCGCTCGTCGGGCACTTGAAGTTCGTCGCCGCGACGCTCCCCAGGTTGTTGAACAACACCGAGGCCTCGTGCTTGCCGTGCAGCGCAGCAGGGATGCCCGCCTCGGGCTGCTTCGCCGCGAGCCGCTTCACGAGCGCCTCTGCCTTGCGCAGGAACTCCTCGTAGGCCGCCGCGTCGGCGCGGCTCTGCTTGATAAGGTCATCGAGTAGCTTCGACATCTGCTCGTAGAACCTGGGATCGGTGAGCTGGTCGCGGATGATCGTCTTGCGGACGTTGTTGATGATGCCCTCGGCGATCGCGTTCTTCGAGAGCTTGCCCTTCTCGTTCAGCTTCTTGGCGATGGCGTCGTGGATGCCAGTCTCAATGATCAGCTCGGTCAGCGACATCTCACCCAGCTCACCGAGGTCGGCGGCAGGATCGGCTTGGATGTACGTGTTGATGAGGTGGCGCATGTCCGCCTCGTAGGGCTTGATGTCGAGCTCCTCGCCGGAGTGCTTCTTGATGGCGGCGCGGAGGTCTCTGTAGAGCTCGACCTCCTTCTGCAAGGTGGCCGCTTCCGCGTCGGAGTAGCCGGCCTCTGCGAGGTCCTGCGCGACGGCCGCGAAGGCGCGCACGAAGACGGCCACCGCCTTGTAGAACGAGATGCGCAGCGGCTCGGTCTCACTCAGCGCGTTCGGGTTCGCGGCGTCGCCGCAGAAGTAGTGAAGGAACTGCTCCACCTCGCGGGGATGCGCGACCGGCTCGCACAGGTAGCGCAGCGCCTCACGTGCCTCGTCGAGCTTCTGCTTCCCCTCTTCGAGCCAGTTCTTGAGGTGGACGTTGTTCTCTGCATCGCCACCGTCGTCGATGTCCAGCTCGTCGGAGCTGTAGACGGCGAGGGCCTGCTGCACGTCGCCGAAGAGTTCCTTGAAGTCGACGATGTGGCCGTAGTCCTTGTCTTCTCCGTCGAGGCGGTTGGTGCGGCAGATGGCCTGGAACAGGTTGTGATCGCGCAGCTCGTTGTCGAGGTAGATGTACGTGCAGCTTGGCGCGTCGAAGCCCGTGAGCAGCTTGCTGACGACGATGAGCAACTTCATGTTCGCGGGCTCCTCGATGAAGCGCCGCTTCACTTCGTCTTCGTACTGCTTCGTCGTCTGCCCCTTCTTGAGGACATACTGCGTGTAGGTGTCGAACTTGTAGCGCTCGTCGCTGTTCGCTGGCTCGCGAGAGATGGCGTTGTGGTTCGGCTCGTATGACGTGATGATGCCGCAGTACGTGCCGAAGCTCGTGTTCTGGAAGAGCCGGAAATAGTGGCAGGCGTCGTAGATCGACGGCGCGACGAGGATCGCCGTACCGCGATCATTGTTCAGGCGCGGCTTGAGGCTGAAGTCCTCGATGATGTTGGCGATGATGCGCTGCTTGCGTTCGCCCGCGCTCATCAGCTCTTCCATCGTCGCCCAGCGCTTGCGCAGCACCGCCCTCTGGAAGTTGTTGAGGCCCTTGGTCTTCTGCTCGAACCACTTATCGATAGCCGCCCGCGACGTGAGCCGCTGCGGCACGTCGCGCGCTTCGTACTTCAGGTCGAGCACCACCTTGTCGGCGACGGCCTGGTGGAACTTGTAAGTGTGGATGTACGTGCCGAACACGTCGCGCGTCATCACCTTGTCTTTGCGGAGCAGCGGCGTGCCCGTGAAGCCGATGAAGATGGCGCTCTCGAGCCAGCGCTTCATCTGCTTGTTCATGTCGCCGCCCTGCGTGCGGTGGCACTCGTCGACGAAGACGTAGAAGCGTCCCTTCACGGGCGGCGGCTCGCCCTTCAGGTCGGAGACGTCGAACTTGTGGATGAGCGCGCACAGGAGGCGCGGCGTCGCGGCCCCGAGCTTCTCGACGAACTCCGCGCGCGCGCTGATGCGCGGCGAAACGGACTCCGGGGCGATGACGCCCGCGTTCTTCATCACCCCTTCGATCTGCTTGTCGAGCTCGTCGCGGTCGGTGATGACGAGGATGCGTGCCTCGGGGTCGTGCTCCAGCAGCCACTTGGCGATGAGCACCATCAAGATGCTCTTACCGCTGCCTTGGGTGTGCCAGATGACGCCGCCCTCGCGCTTGCCGATGCGCTCCTGCGCCGCCTTCACGCCGAAGTATTGGTGCTGCCTCGGCACCTTCTTCTGGCCGCCGTCGAAGATGATGAAGTTACGCAGGAGGTCGAGCAGCCGAGTCTTGTTGCACAGCTGCGCGAGCGGCCGGTCGAGCAGCGCGCCTTCGGCGGGCGGCGTGGCCTTTGGCGCCTCGTCCTTCCACTCGACAAAAAACTGCTCCGGGGTCCCGGTCGTGCCGTAGCGCAGGCCCTGCGAGTCGCTGCCCGCGAGCACGACCTGCACCGTGCTGAAGAAGGCCTTGTTGAAGATCTCTTCCTGGTTGGTGATGAGCTGCCGCACGCCGTCGGCGATCTCCACCGAGCTGCGCTTCAGCTCGATCACCGCGATGGCGAGTCCGTTGATGTACAGGACCAGGTCGGGGCGCCGCTCGTGCCCGCCCTTGAGTGTGACCTCCTCCGCCAAGAAGAAGTCGTTCTCCTCGGGATGCTCCCAGTCGATGAGGTGCACGGTCTCGTGCGGCCGCGCTTCGCTTACCTTGACCTGCACACCGTAGCGCAGGAGCTGATACGTGCGGAGGTTGGCGGCGTAGAGCGTGGTGCCCTTGGGGTCGATGGCATTGTGCAGCTCTTCGATGGCGCGCGTGATATGTGCCGCTGAGTAGCCGCGCCGCTCAAGGTTCAGCTCCAGCTCGGGCCGCACGCAGCGGTTCCTCTCTTCCTTCGAGAGGTTGCCGAGGAAGTAGTAGCCGAGGTTGCCCTCGCGCTTGTCGTCGGTGAACAAAGCGACGACCCGGTCCTGGGTCTTGCGCTCGGAGCGGGGCTTCTTAGACACGGGCGCCTCCTGTGGGGACGAGCCGCGTCTTGCCGGTCAGCAGCTCCTGCATCATTGC of the Pyxidicoccus xibeiensis genome contains:
- a CDS encoding type I restriction endonuclease subunit R, which gives rise to MSKKPRSERKTQDRVVALFTDDKREGNLGYYFLGNLSKEERNRCVRPELELNLERRGYSAAHITRAIEELHNAIDPKGTTLYAANLRTYQLLRYGVQVKVSEARPHETVHLIDWEHPEENDFFLAEEVTLKGGHERRPDLVLYINGLAIAVIELKRSSVEIADGVRQLITNQEEIFNKAFFSTVQVVLAGSDSQGLRYGTTGTPEQFFVEWKDEAPKATPPAEGALLDRPLAQLCNKTRLLDLLRNFIIFDGGQKKVPRQHQYFGVKAAQERIGKREGGVIWHTQGSGKSILMVLIAKWLLEHDPEARILVITDRDELDKQIEGVMKNAGVIAPESVSPRISARAEFVEKLGAATPRLLCALIHKFDVSDLKGEPPPVKGRFYVFVDECHRTQGGDMNKQMKRWLESAIFIGFTGTPLLRKDKVMTRDVFGTYIHTYKFHQAVADKVVLDLKYEARDVPQRLTSRAAIDKWFEQKTKGLNNFQRAVLRKRWATMEELMSAGERKQRIIANIIEDFSLKPRLNNDRGTAILVAPSIYDACHYFRLFQNTSFGTYCGIITSYEPNHNAISREPANSDERYKFDTYTQYVLKKGQTTKQYEDEVKRRFIEEPANMKLLIVVSKLLTGFDAPSCTYIYLDNELRDHNLFQAICRTNRLDGEDKDYGHIVDFKELFGDVQQALAVYSSDELDIDDGGDAENNVHLKNWLEEGKQKLDEAREALRYLCEPVAHPREVEQFLHYFCGDAANPNALSETEPLRISFYKAVAVFVRAFAAVAQDLAEAGYSDAEAATLQKEVELYRDLRAAIKKHSGEELDIKPYEADMRHLINTYIQADPAADLGELGEMSLTELIIETGIHDAIAKKLNEKGKLSKNAIAEGIINNVRKTIIRDQLTDPRFYEQMSKLLDDLIKQSRADAAAYEEFLRKAEALVKRLAAKQPEAGIPAALHGKHEASVLFNNLGSVAATNFKCPTSDDEKAALALQIDVVVRERAPAGWKGDQAREAQVLNALFPLLDRDRTATQALFEIIKNQPGY